Proteins encoded in a region of the Streptomyces sp. NBC_01298 genome:
- a CDS encoding LamG domain-containing protein, which translates to MTDGTDRPHSPQPEPAPEGGGYGFPPGIPAPGGYGFPPGSPDRTASGDDGVHPQSGGYGYPPAGGYGYPPSPPAPGTFGPPLPFPEEPGPNGPNGPNGPSGPYGLNGPDLNPPPVAFGDEPDWEAMADRSAAERRKKRLWMVGGAVTVLLLLAGGGTFVLLRDGKPGAKDVADNAPSSSPSVSAPASGSPDPDASPSKGYSPTVSSDVSLLRDSVGKTSVRMGPEATVPKVTTRYELTLKGNPNSYAQATEPGVDTTKSFTLAARVNNASTAKGTHVVMSQGTGEAFSIELGADEVDGKQAWVFRVRTTEKSATPTVVTVSSTGKKTVKTWAVLVAVYDAEKKMIHLYVDGKQAGEAAVPGIWQNSGPLQLGRARHQDAWAGAFKGGMNQIRIYESAFTPEQAAAHRKGDLDAAGRATATHAWVTG; encoded by the coding sequence ATGACTGACGGTACGGATCGCCCGCACAGCCCCCAGCCCGAGCCCGCCCCGGAGGGTGGCGGCTACGGGTTCCCGCCGGGAATACCCGCGCCGGGCGGCTACGGGTTCCCGCCCGGCTCCCCCGACCGGACCGCGTCGGGCGATGACGGCGTCCACCCGCAGAGCGGCGGCTACGGCTACCCGCCGGCCGGTGGCTACGGTTACCCGCCCAGCCCGCCCGCGCCCGGCACCTTCGGCCCCCCGCTGCCGTTCCCGGAGGAGCCCGGCCCGAACGGCCCGAACGGCCCGAACGGCCCGAGCGGCCCGTACGGCCTGAACGGCCCCGACCTGAACCCGCCGCCCGTCGCCTTCGGAGACGAGCCCGACTGGGAGGCGATGGCCGACCGGTCGGCCGCCGAGCGGCGCAAGAAGCGGCTGTGGATGGTGGGCGGAGCGGTGACCGTCCTGCTGCTGCTCGCCGGAGGCGGAACGTTCGTGCTGCTGCGGGACGGCAAGCCCGGCGCGAAGGACGTGGCCGACAACGCCCCCTCCTCCTCCCCCAGCGTCTCCGCGCCGGCGTCCGGGTCTCCCGATCCCGACGCCTCGCCGTCGAAGGGCTACTCCCCCACCGTGTCGAGCGACGTCTCCCTGCTCCGGGACAGCGTCGGCAAGACCAGCGTCCGCATGGGCCCCGAGGCCACGGTGCCCAAGGTGACCACGCGCTACGAGCTCACCCTCAAGGGCAATCCGAACTCGTACGCCCAGGCCACCGAGCCGGGCGTGGACACGACCAAGAGCTTCACCCTCGCGGCCCGTGTCAACAACGCCTCCACGGCGAAGGGCACGCACGTGGTGATGAGCCAGGGCACCGGGGAGGCCTTCTCCATCGAGCTCGGCGCGGACGAGGTGGACGGCAAGCAGGCCTGGGTGTTCCGCGTGCGGACCACCGAGAAGAGCGCGACGCCCACGGTGGTGACGGTCTCCTCCACGGGGAAGAAGACGGTCAAGACCTGGGCGGTGCTGGTGGCCGTGTACGACGCGGAGAAGAAGATGATCCATCTCTACGTGGACGGCAAGCAGGCCGGCGAGGCCGCGGTCCCGGGGATCTGGCAGAACTCCGGCCCCCTGCAGCTCGGCCGGGCCCGCCACCAGGACGCGTGGGCCGGCGCGTTCAAGGGCGGGATGAACCAGATCAGGATCTACGAATCGGCCTTCACGCCCGAGCAGGCCGCCGCCCACCGCAAGGGCGATCTCGACGCCGCGGGCCGCGCCACGGCGACCCACGCCTGGGTGACCGGCTGA
- a CDS encoding M23 family metallopeptidase: MSAKRVSTRRTRIAIGATALGAALALGAGTTAAFADEVPQAELTGTVQLVAEQAAAQAAALKAQASLWEKPVSKYTLSATFGKGGTMWSHKHSGQDFAVPVGTPVDAVSAGTVVKAGPNGGGDGPAYGNAIVIKHANNTYSQYAHLSKIQVNIGEKVSKGEQIALSGNTGNSSGPHLHFEIRTTPNYGSAVNPVSFLRTVGVTV, translated from the coding sequence ATGTCCGCGAAGCGCGTCAGCACCCGTCGTACCCGTATCGCCATCGGCGCCACCGCCCTCGGCGCGGCCCTGGCTCTCGGGGCCGGGACGACCGCCGCCTTCGCCGACGAGGTGCCCCAGGCCGAGCTGACCGGTACGGTCCAGCTCGTCGCCGAGCAGGCCGCCGCCCAGGCCGCGGCCCTCAAGGCGCAGGCCTCCCTGTGGGAGAAGCCGGTGTCGAAGTACACGCTCTCCGCGACCTTCGGCAAGGGCGGCACCATGTGGTCGCACAAGCACTCCGGCCAGGACTTCGCCGTCCCGGTCGGCACCCCGGTGGACGCCGTTTCCGCGGGCACCGTGGTCAAGGCCGGCCCCAACGGCGGCGGCGACGGCCCGGCCTACGGCAACGCCATCGTGATCAAGCACGCGAACAACACGTACTCGCAGTACGCGCACCTCTCGAAGATCCAGGTCAACATCGGCGAGAAGGTCTCCAAGGGCGAGCAGATCGCGCTCTCCGGCAACACCGGCAATTCGAGCGGCCCGCACCTCCACTTCGAGATCCGGACCACCCCGAACTACGGCTCGGCCGTGAACCCGGTGTCCTTCCTGCGGACGGTCGGCGTCACCGTCTGA
- a CDS encoding NACHT domain-containing protein, whose amino-acid sequence MDASVVGIRLASGVVTPLVKKLFRGEGAGAGLVDRPVRISSYVSLREQRTLSRDDLRRLADKLVAEALRAPGEQPLPPGEEAGVAAALAVTLHSLGDLDLEDAQAVEMGPRAFAAALRGAAPPTGLGRDAELFHDELLVTTCLHILQFFTTRSTYIPAALVQSAHRQAETIAKIDALLARIPRQDGRDAEFEARYLEYLVKRHNTLTIFGIDLAPGSARWPLDLAYVSLEAIPRPRHAGGAGSAALPAPGPAPVSTEDVLAFEPRVLLRGEAGSGKTTLIQWLAVSTARNEPDGGLVPFVLPLRNLSRYAERLPAPEDFLVATALKGRAPEGWESRVLDAGRGLVLVDGIDEIPEGERDRARDWLTDLLTAYPGNRWLVTSRPSAVRQDWLASEEFAELTLSPMNRADVAGFVTRWHRAAEAGKDLRDQLLASLATKPELARLATNPLLCGLICALHRERRGFLPSGRKELYTAALSMLLHRRDRERELRLPELAEEPQLQLLQRLAYWLIRNGRTQIARKRAEELIAAALPAVPAAQVLGDAPAVLRHFLERTGLLRAPTEDTLEFVHRTFQDFLGARAALDEGGLGELTRHADDDQWEDVIRMAVAQGRPHDRAGIIGDLLVRDSDRSVLLALASLEYAAELDPGLRQDVHKAALRLIPPKDEEAARALGRIGPLILELLPSAGKSVRTTRLSVIAAAETGAEAAVGYLAGFCDHPNEQLRAILTRSWERFDPEHYAAEVLARMVPPPDDLVIIRDSDLEALTDFTGPPGLYVRQGVSRAALTRFLARRPVAGLGLRWFSEGTDAGFLRGQTSLRWLDIDAWPDLRDLSALHGLPLEKVTLRLDGDVPLGPALAAWPRLRTFTLHSEHGPWSFADFSPEAPLEVLRLEDADPDLAGLGRLTSLRQLWLGQSWHPGGRAAWAELSALRGLEELAVHTRALDGLATYADLPSLRTIMIYDDKPSDSSLRARVAHSFPEAALKPVTPDRED is encoded by the coding sequence GTGGACGCATCCGTGGTGGGGATCCGGCTGGCCTCGGGGGTTGTGACCCCCCTCGTGAAGAAGCTCTTCCGCGGGGAGGGCGCGGGCGCCGGCCTCGTGGACCGGCCCGTACGGATCTCCTCCTACGTCTCCCTGCGCGAGCAGCGCACCCTCTCCCGGGACGACCTGCGCCGGCTCGCCGACAAGCTGGTCGCGGAGGCCTTACGGGCCCCCGGCGAGCAGCCGCTGCCGCCGGGCGAGGAGGCGGGCGTCGCGGCCGCCCTGGCCGTCACCCTGCACTCCCTGGGGGACCTGGACCTGGAGGACGCCCAGGCGGTCGAGATGGGCCCGCGCGCCTTCGCCGCCGCCCTGCGCGGGGCGGCGCCGCCCACGGGCCTGGGCCGGGACGCCGAGCTCTTCCACGACGAGCTGCTGGTCACCACCTGCCTGCACATCCTGCAGTTCTTCACGACCCGCTCCACCTACATCCCGGCGGCCCTGGTCCAGAGCGCCCACCGCCAGGCCGAGACGATCGCCAAGATCGACGCCCTGCTCGCCCGGATCCCCCGCCAGGACGGCCGGGACGCGGAGTTCGAGGCGAGGTACCTGGAGTACCTGGTCAAGCGGCACAACACGCTGACGATCTTCGGGATCGACCTGGCTCCCGGCTCGGCGCGCTGGCCGCTGGACCTGGCCTACGTGAGTCTGGAGGCGATCCCCCGCCCCCGCCACGCCGGCGGGGCGGGCAGCGCCGCGCTCCCGGCGCCGGGGCCGGCCCCCGTCAGCACCGAAGACGTACTGGCCTTCGAGCCCCGCGTACTGCTCCGCGGCGAGGCCGGCTCCGGCAAGACCACACTGATCCAGTGGCTGGCCGTCTCCACCGCCCGGAACGAACCCGATGGCGGACTGGTCCCCTTCGTACTGCCCCTGCGCAACCTGAGCCGCTACGCGGAGCGCCTGCCCGCACCCGAGGACTTCCTGGTCGCCACCGCACTGAAGGGCCGGGCCCCCGAGGGGTGGGAGAGCCGGGTCCTGGACGCCGGGCGGGGCCTGGTCCTGGTCGACGGCATCGACGAGATCCCGGAGGGCGAACGGGACCGCGCCCGCGACTGGCTCACCGATCTGCTCACCGCCTACCCCGGCAACCGCTGGCTGGTCACTTCCCGCCCTTCGGCGGTCCGTCAGGACTGGCTGGCCTCGGAGGAGTTCGCCGAGCTGACCCTCTCCCCCATGAACCGGGCCGACGTGGCCGGCTTCGTCACCCGCTGGCACCGCGCGGCCGAGGCGGGCAAGGACCTCCGCGATCAGCTGCTGGCCTCCCTGGCCACCAAACCGGAGCTGGCCAGGCTCGCCACCAATCCGCTGCTGTGCGGGCTGATCTGCGCCCTGCACCGCGAACGGCGCGGCTTCCTGCCCTCGGGCCGCAAGGAGCTCTACACGGCCGCCCTGTCCATGCTGCTGCACCGCCGCGACCGCGAACGGGAGCTGCGCCTGCCGGAACTGGCCGAGGAGCCGCAGCTCCAGCTCCTCCAGCGGCTCGCGTACTGGCTGATCCGCAACGGCCGCACCCAGATCGCCCGGAAGCGGGCCGAGGAGCTGATCGCAGCCGCGCTGCCCGCCGTGCCGGCGGCTCAGGTGCTCGGTGACGCGCCTGCCGTCCTCCGCCACTTCCTGGAGCGGACCGGCCTCCTGCGCGCGCCCACGGAGGACACCCTGGAGTTCGTCCACCGCACCTTCCAGGACTTCCTCGGGGCCCGGGCCGCACTGGACGAGGGCGGTCTCGGGGAGCTGACCCGGCACGCGGACGACGACCAGTGGGAGGACGTCATCCGCATGGCGGTCGCCCAGGGCCGCCCCCACGACCGCGCGGGAATCATCGGCGACCTGCTGGTCCGCGACTCCGACCGGTCGGTCCTGCTGGCCCTCGCGTCACTGGAGTACGCGGCCGAGCTGGACCCCGGGCTGCGCCAGGACGTCCACAAGGCCGCCCTGCGGCTGATCCCGCCGAAGGACGAGGAGGCGGCGCGCGCCCTCGGCCGGATCGGGCCGCTGATCCTGGAACTGCTGCCGTCCGCGGGAAAGTCGGTCCGCACCACCCGCCTCTCGGTGATCGCGGCGGCGGAGACCGGGGCCGAGGCGGCCGTCGGCTACCTCGCCGGCTTCTGCGACCACCCCAACGAACAGCTCCGCGCGATACTGACCCGCTCCTGGGAAAGGTTCGACCCCGAGCACTACGCGGCCGAGGTGCTCGCGCGCATGGTCCCGCCCCCCGACGACCTCGTCATCATCCGGGATTCCGACCTCGAGGCCCTGACGGACTTCACCGGCCCGCCCGGCCTCTACGTCCGCCAAGGGGTGAGCCGGGCCGCCCTGACCCGGTTCCTGGCCCGCCGGCCCGTGGCGGGCCTCGGCCTGCGGTGGTTCTCCGAAGGGACCGACGCCGGCTTCCTGCGCGGCCAGACCTCACTGCGGTGGCTCGACATCGACGCATGGCCCGATCTGCGGGACCTGAGCGCGCTGCACGGGCTGCCGCTGGAGAAGGTGACCCTCCGCCTCGACGGCGACGTCCCCCTCGGCCCGGCCCTCGCCGCCTGGCCCCGGCTGCGCACGTTCACGCTGCACTCGGAGCACGGCCCGTGGTCCTTCGCGGACTTCTCCCCGGAGGCCCCCCTCGAAGTGCTCCGACTGGAAGACGCCGACCCGGACCTGGCCGGACTGGGACGGCTCACGAGCCTGCGGCAGCTGTGGCTCGGCCAGAGCTGGCACCCGGGCGGCAGGGCCGCGTGGGCGGAGCTCTCGGCACTGCGGGGCCTGGAGGAGCTCGCCGTGCACACCAGGGCGCTGGACGGCCTCGCCACGTACGCGGACCTGCCCTCGCTCCGGACCATCATGATCTACGACGACAAGCCGTCGGACTCGTCCCTGCGGGCGCGGGTGGCCCACAGCTTCCCGGAGGCGGCGCTGAAGCCGGTGACGCCGGACCGGGAGGACTGA
- a CDS encoding ATP-dependent Clp protease ATP-binding subunit yields the protein MFERFTDRARRVVVLAQEEARMLNHNYIGTEHILLGLIHEGEGVAAKALESLGISLEAVRQQVEEIIGQGQQAPSGHIPFTPRAKKVLELSLREALQLGHNYIGTEHILLGLIREGEGVAAQVLVKLGADLNRVRQQVIQLLSGYSGGGKESATAGGPAEGTPSTSLVLDQFGRNLTQAARESKLDPVIGREKEIERVMQVLSRRTKNNPVLIGEPGVGKTAVVEGLAQAIVKGEVPETLKDKHLYTLDLGALVAGSRYRGDFEERLKKVLKEIRTRGDIILFIDELHTLVGAGAAEGAIDAASILKPMLARGELQTIGATTLDEYRKHLEKDAALERRFQPIQVAEPSLQHTIEILKGLRDRYEAHHRVSITDEALVQAATLADRYISDRFLPDKAIDLIDEAGSRMRIRRMTAPPDLREFDEKIANVRRDKESAIDSQDFEKAASLRDSEKQLLAAKAKREKEWKAGDMDVVAEVDGELIAEVLATATGIPVFKLTEEESSRLLRMEDELHRRVIGQKDAIKALSQAIRRTRAGLKDPKRPGGSFIFAGPSGVGKTELSKTLAEFLFGDEDALISLDMSEFSEKHTVSRLFGSPPGYVGYEEGGQLTEKVRRKPFSVVLFDEVEKAHPDIFNSLLQILEDGRLTDSQGRVVDFKNTVIIMTTNLGTRDISKGFNLGFAAQGDTKTGYDRMKAKVNEELKQHFRPEFLNRVDDTVVFHQLTEEDIVQIVDLMIAKVDDRLKDRDMGIELSTEAKALLAKRGYDPIMGARPLRRTIQREIEDILSEKILFGELRPGHIVVVGKEGEGDEAKFTFRGEEKTPISDLPPIEASGSGPDLTKGA from the coding sequence ATGTTCGAGAGGTTCACCGACCGCGCGCGGCGGGTTGTCGTCCTGGCTCAGGAAGAAGCCCGGATGCTCAACCACAACTACATCGGCACCGAGCACATCCTCCTGGGCTTGATCCACGAGGGTGAGGGTGTCGCCGCTAAGGCCTTGGAGAGCCTCGGGATTTCGCTCGAGGCTGTTCGCCAGCAGGTTGAGGAGATCATCGGACAGGGGCAGCAGGCCCCTTCCGGCCACATCCCCTTCACCCCGCGGGCGAAGAAGGTCCTGGAGCTTTCGCTCCGAGAGGCCCTCCAGCTCGGCCACAACTACATCGGCACCGAGCACATCCTGCTCGGCCTCATTCGCGAGGGCGAGGGCGTCGCCGCCCAGGTCCTGGTGAAGCTGGGCGCCGATCTCAACCGAGTCCGGCAGCAGGTCATCCAGCTGCTCTCCGGCTACTCCGGCGGAGGCAAGGAGTCGGCCACGGCCGGCGGCCCGGCTGAGGGCACGCCCTCGACCTCGCTCGTCCTGGACCAGTTCGGCCGCAACCTCACGCAGGCCGCTCGCGAATCCAAGCTCGACCCGGTCATCGGGCGCGAGAAGGAGATCGAGCGGGTCATGCAGGTGCTCTCCCGCCGGACCAAGAACAACCCGGTCCTCATCGGCGAGCCCGGCGTCGGCAAGACCGCCGTCGTGGAGGGCCTGGCCCAGGCGATCGTCAAGGGCGAGGTTCCCGAGACGCTCAAGGACAAGCACCTCTACACGCTTGACCTGGGTGCCCTGGTCGCCGGTTCCCGCTACCGCGGTGACTTCGAAGAGCGCCTCAAGAAGGTGCTCAAGGAGATCCGCACCCGCGGCGACATCATCCTGTTCATCGACGAGCTCCACACCCTCGTGGGTGCGGGTGCCGCCGAGGGCGCGATCGACGCCGCCAGCATCCTGAAGCCCATGCTGGCCCGTGGTGAGCTCCAGACCATCGGTGCCACGACGCTGGACGAGTACCGCAAGCACCTTGAGAAGGACGCCGCTCTCGAGCGCCGCTTCCAGCCGATCCAGGTGGCGGAGCCTTCCCTCCAGCACACCATCGAGATCCTCAAGGGCCTGCGCGACCGCTACGAGGCCCACCACCGCGTCTCCATCACGGACGAGGCCCTCGTTCAGGCGGCCACCCTGGCCGACCGGTACATCTCGGACCGCTTCCTCCCGGACAAGGCGATCGACCTGATCGACGAGGCCGGCTCCCGGATGCGCATCCGCCGGATGACCGCGCCGCCGGACCTCCGCGAGTTCGACGAGAAGATCGCGAACGTGCGTCGCGACAAGGAGTCGGCCATCGACTCCCAGGACTTCGAGAAGGCGGCTTCCCTCCGTGATTCGGAGAAGCAGCTGCTGGCGGCGAAGGCCAAGCGCGAGAAGGAATGGAAGGCCGGCGACATGGACGTCGTCGCCGAGGTCGACGGCGAGCTCATCGCCGAAGTCCTGGCGACCGCGACCGGCATTCCGGTGTTCAAGCTGACCGAGGAGGAGTCCTCGCGACTCCTGCGCATGGAGGACGAGCTCCACCGTCGCGTCATCGGCCAGAAGGACGCCATCAAGGCGCTCTCCCAGGCGATCCGCCGTACCCGTGCGGGTCTGAAGGACCCGAAGCGTCCCGGTGGCTCGTTCATCTTCGCCGGCCCGTCCGGTGTCGGTAAGACCGAGCTCTCCAAGACGCTCGCCGAATTCCTCTTCGGCGACGAGGACGCGCTGATCTCCCTCGACATGTCGGAGTTCAGCGAGAAGCACACGGTTTCCCGTCTCTTCGGTTCGCCCCCCGGCTACGTGGGCTACGAAGAGGGCGGCCAGCTGACCGAGAAGGTCCGCCGGAAGCCGTTCTCCGTCGTCCTCTTCGACGAGGTCGAGAAGGCCCACCCGGATATCTTCAATTCCCTTCTCCAGATCCTGGAGGACGGTCGCCTGACCGACTCCCAGGGCCGGGTCGTGGACTTCAAGAACACGGTCATCATCATGACGACCAACCTGGGTACCCGGGACATCTCGAAGGGCTTCAACCTCGGCTTCGCGGCCCAGGGAGACACCAAGACCGGATACGACCGGATGAAGGCGAAGGTCAACGAAGAGCTCAAGCAGCACTTCCGGCCCGAGTTCCTCAACCGTGTCGACGACACGGTCGTCTTCCACCAGCTCACCGAGGAAGACATCGTCCAGATCGTCGACCTGATGATCGCCAAGGTCGATGACCGCCTGAAGGACCGTGACATGGGCATCGAGCTCAGCACGGAAGCGAAGGCACTGCTGGCCAAGCGCGGCTACGACCCGATCATGGGTGCCCGCCCGCTGCGCCGCACGATCCAGCGCGAGATCGAGGACATCCTGTCGGAGAAGATCCTCTTCGGCGAGCTGCGCCCCGGTCACATCGTGGTCGTCGGCAAGGAGGGTGAGGGCGACGAAGCCAAGTTCACCTTCCGCGGTGAGGAGAAGACTCCGATCTCGGACCTTCCCCCCATCGAGGCGTCGGGCTCCGGCCCGGACCTCACCAAGGGTGCGTAA